A single region of the Streptomyces sp. NBC_00425 genome encodes:
- a CDS encoding class II 3-deoxy-7-phosphoheptulonate synthase, whose amino-acid sequence MTVNAKTSASAGNTWRDLPAAQQPEYPDTEALRAVIADLESYPPLVFAGECDQLRARLAAVAKGEAFLLQGGDCAEAFDAVSADHIRNKLKTLLQMGAVLTYAASVPVVKVGRIAGQYSKPRSKNTETRDGVTLPTYRGDSVNGFDFNEAARVPDPERLKRMYNASASTLNLVRAFTTGGYADLRQVHAWNQDFVKSSPSGQRYEQLAREIDQALNFMHACGADPEEFKTVEFYSSHEALLLDYESALTRVDSRTGRLYDVSAHMVWIGERTRQLDHAHIEFASKIRNPVGIKLGPTTTAEEALQYIERLDPDREPGRLTFIVRMGADKVRDKLPELVEKVTASGATVAWITDPMHGNTYEAASGHKTRRFDDVLDEVKGFFEVHKALGTHPGGIHVELTGDDVTECVGGGDEIFVDDLHQRYETACDPRLNRSQSLDLAFLVAEMYRDQ is encoded by the coding sequence GTGACCGTGAACGCTAAGACCAGCGCGAGCGCTGGCAACACCTGGCGAGACCTGCCCGCGGCGCAGCAGCCCGAGTACCCCGACACCGAGGCTCTGCGCGCAGTGATCGCGGACCTCGAGTCGTATCCGCCGCTCGTCTTCGCGGGCGAGTGCGACCAGCTGCGCGCCCGGTTGGCGGCCGTCGCCAAGGGAGAGGCGTTCCTCCTCCAGGGCGGCGACTGCGCCGAGGCCTTCGACGCGGTGTCGGCCGACCACATCCGCAACAAGCTCAAGACGTTGCTGCAGATGGGCGCGGTGCTGACGTACGCGGCCTCCGTGCCGGTCGTCAAGGTCGGCCGGATCGCCGGCCAGTACTCCAAGCCGCGTTCCAAGAACACCGAGACCCGCGACGGCGTGACGCTGCCGACGTACCGCGGCGACTCGGTGAACGGCTTCGACTTCAACGAGGCGGCCCGCGTCCCGGACCCCGAGCGGCTGAAGCGGATGTACAACGCGTCCGCCTCGACGCTCAACCTGGTGCGCGCCTTCACCACCGGCGGCTACGCCGACCTGCGCCAGGTGCATGCCTGGAACCAGGACTTCGTGAAGTCGTCCCCGTCCGGCCAGCGCTACGAGCAGCTCGCCCGCGAGATCGACCAGGCACTGAACTTCATGCACGCCTGCGGGGCCGACCCGGAGGAGTTCAAGACGGTCGAGTTCTACTCCTCGCACGAGGCGCTGCTGCTCGACTACGAGTCCGCGCTGACCAGGGTCGACTCCCGCACCGGGCGTCTGTACGACGTCTCGGCGCACATGGTGTGGATCGGCGAGCGCACCCGGCAGCTGGACCACGCGCACATCGAGTTCGCCTCGAAGATCCGCAACCCGGTGGGCATCAAGCTCGGCCCGACGACCACGGCCGAGGAGGCGCTGCAGTACATCGAGCGTCTGGACCCCGACCGCGAGCCCGGCCGGCTGACCTTCATCGTCCGCATGGGCGCCGACAAGGTCCGCGACAAGCTGCCCGAGCTGGTGGAGAAGGTCACCGCCTCGGGTGCCACGGTGGCCTGGATCACCGACCCGATGCACGGCAACACCTACGAGGCGGCCTCGGGCCACAAGACCCGCCGCTTCGACGACGTGCTGGACGAGGTCAAGGGCTTCTTCGAGGTCCACAAGGCGCTCGGCACCCACCCGGGCGGCATCCACGTGGAGCTCACCGGCGACGACGTCACCGAGTGCGTGGGCGGCGGCGACGAGATCTTCGTCGACGACCTCCATCAGCGCTACGAGACGGCCTGTGACCCCCGGCTGAACCGCAGCCAGTCCCTGGACCTGGCGTTCCTCGTGGCGGAGATGTACCGGGACCAGTGA
- a CDS encoding (2Fe-2S)-binding protein, whose amino-acid sequence MFVCSCFGVTEAQVQQHADDGACTPRQIASACKAGTDCGSCVRRIQAILGRGALPRRDLAAQGRPVLAGLEEYEDLEEAA is encoded by the coding sequence GTGTTCGTATGCAGCTGCTTCGGTGTGACCGAGGCGCAGGTCCAGCAGCACGCGGACGACGGAGCCTGCACCCCCCGCCAGATCGCCTCCGCCTGCAAGGCGGGCACGGACTGCGGGTCGTGCGTCCGTCGTATCCAGGCGATCCTCGGCCGGGGCGCCTTGCCGCGCCGCGACCTCGCCGCCCAGGGCAGGCCGGTCCTCGCCGGACTCGAGGAGTACGAAGACCTCGAGGAAGCCGCCTAG
- the bfr gene encoding bacterioferritin, whose amino-acid sequence MQGDPEVIEFLNEQLTGELTAINQYFLHAKMQENFGWTKLAKYTRHESFDEMKHAEVLTDRILFLDGLPNYQRLFHVRVGQTVKEMFEADRLVEVEAIDRLKRGIKVMREKGDITSANIFESILEDEEHHIDYLDTQLELVEKLGEALYIAQLIEQPES is encoded by the coding sequence ATGCAGGGCGACCCCGAGGTCATCGAGTTCCTCAACGAGCAGCTCACCGGCGAACTCACCGCCATCAACCAGTACTTCCTCCACGCCAAGATGCAGGAGAACTTCGGCTGGACGAAGCTGGCGAAATACACGCGGCACGAGTCCTTCGACGAGATGAAGCACGCCGAGGTGCTCACCGACCGGATTCTCTTCCTGGACGGGCTGCCGAATTACCAGCGGCTGTTCCATGTGCGCGTCGGCCAGACGGTCAAGGAGATGTTCGAGGCCGACCGGCTGGTCGAGGTGGAGGCGATCGACCGGCTCAAGCGCGGCATCAAGGTGATGCGCGAAAAGGGCGACATCACGTCCGCGAACATCTTCGAGTCGATCCTCGAGGACGAGGAACACCACATCGACTATCTGGACACCCAGCTGGAGCTGGTGGAGAAGCTCGGAGAGGCGCTCTACATCGCCCAGCTGATCGAGCAGCCGGAGAGCTGA
- a CDS encoding sulfite oxidase-like oxidoreductase, translated as MGHPVERESGEEAVSELPPGQRLQRGWPVTHYGPVPKFRPERWEFRVFGATADGGKSCWNHDEITALPYASVLADLHCVTKFSMLGAEWGGIPARTILEIAPPAAGVTHVMVWAEYGFSSNLRLSDFAAERTIFATHKDGELLTAEHGFPLRLVVPHLYAWKGPKWVRGIEYMTADRRGFWEERGYHNIGDPWSEQRYSYQEEPGDGPEL; from the coding sequence ATGGGTCATCCGGTGGAGCGCGAATCTGGAGAAGAGGCGGTGTCCGAGCTTCCGCCGGGACAGCGACTGCAGCGCGGCTGGCCCGTCACCCACTACGGCCCGGTCCCCAAGTTCCGTCCCGAGCGCTGGGAGTTCCGGGTCTTCGGCGCCACCGCCGACGGCGGGAAGAGCTGCTGGAACCACGACGAGATCACCGCCCTCCCGTACGCCTCCGTGCTGGCCGACCTGCACTGTGTGACGAAGTTCAGCATGCTCGGCGCCGAGTGGGGCGGCATCCCGGCCCGCACGATCCTGGAGATCGCACCGCCCGCCGCCGGGGTCACCCATGTGATGGTGTGGGCCGAGTACGGCTTCAGCTCCAACCTGCGGCTCTCCGACTTCGCCGCCGAGCGCACGATCTTCGCCACCCACAAGGACGGCGAGCTGCTCACGGCCGAGCACGGCTTCCCGCTGCGTCTGGTCGTCCCGCATCTCTACGCCTGGAAGGGCCCCAAGTGGGTCCGTGGCATCGAGTACATGACCGCCGACCGCCGAGGCTTCTGGGAGGAGCGCGGCTACCACAACATCGGCGACCCCTGGAGCGAGCAGCGCTACTCCTACCAGGAGGAGCCCGGGGACGGCCCCGAACTCTGA
- a CDS encoding deoxyribonuclease IV has product MSARPPFPSRNPVGGHVPVAGGLHRVGMSYAHDLEAETVQVFVANPRGWATPPGDPRQDEAFREACEARSVPAYVHAPYLINFGSHTEATAERSVESMRHSLRRGREIGALGVVVHTGSATGGRDRSVALKQVRECLLPVLDELTHDDDPFLLLESTAGQGSSLCSRTWDFGPYFEALDSHPRLGVCLDTCHIFAAGHDLAGPSGMHRTLDLLVDTVGEGRLKLIHANDSKDVAGAHKDRHENIGAGHIGEDAFRDLMTHPATAGVPLIIETPGGREGHAADVQRLKKLRDC; this is encoded by the coding sequence GTGAGTGCTCGTCCCCCCTTCCCCTCCCGCAATCCCGTCGGCGGCCATGTGCCGGTGGCCGGCGGTCTGCACCGCGTGGGCATGTCGTACGCGCACGACCTCGAGGCCGAGACGGTCCAGGTGTTCGTGGCCAACCCGCGCGGCTGGGCCACACCGCCGGGCGACCCACGGCAGGACGAGGCCTTCCGGGAGGCGTGCGAGGCGCGGTCGGTCCCGGCGTACGTGCACGCCCCGTACCTGATCAACTTCGGCTCGCACACCGAGGCGACGGCCGAGCGGTCGGTGGAGTCGATGCGGCACTCGCTGCGCCGGGGGCGGGAGATCGGCGCGCTGGGCGTGGTCGTGCACACCGGGAGCGCGACGGGCGGACGGGACCGGTCGGTGGCGCTGAAACAGGTGCGCGAGTGCCTGCTGCCGGTGCTGGACGAGCTGACCCACGACGACGACCCGTTCCTGCTGCTGGAGTCCACCGCCGGGCAGGGCTCCTCGCTCTGTTCCCGGACCTGGGACTTCGGGCCGTACTTCGAGGCTCTGGACTCCCACCCCAGGCTGGGCGTCTGCCTCGACACCTGCCACATCTTCGCGGCCGGTCACGACCTGGCCGGTCCGTCCGGCATGCACCGGACCCTCGACCTGCTGGTGGACACGGTCGGCGAGGGCCGGCTGAAGCTGATCCACGCCAACGACTCCAAGGACGTGGCCGGCGCCCACAAGGACCGGCACGAGAACATCGGCGCGGGTCACATCGGAGAGGACGCCTTCCGCGACCTGATGACCCACCCGGCGACGGCGGGCGTGCCGCTGATCATCGAGACGCCCGGCGGCCGGGAGGGCCACGCGGCGGACGTGCAGCGGCTGAAGAAGCTGCGGGACTGCTGA
- the pknB gene encoding Stk1 family PASTA domain-containing Ser/Thr kinase: MDTTLQDPLVGQVLDGRYRVEARIAVGGMATVYRAVDTRLDRVLALKVMHPALAADAAFVERFIREAKSVARLAHPNVVQVFDQGADGSYVYLAMEYIAGCTLRDVLRDRGALQPRAALDILEPVLAALGAAHRAGFVHRDMKPENVLIGDDGRVKVADFGLVRSVDTVTSTTGAVLGTVSYLAPEQIDQPGAADPRVDVYACGVVLYEMLTGDKPHEGDSPAIVLYKHLHEDVPAPSALVPGLPFELDELVASATARTPAVRPHDAVALLGQVREARAPLTEEQLDALPPQALSGEHDNAEDRTSVIPRSLTVPRPLPVNEDEPADDAAALHRTSRFQSPPPLPPRRRSGRPGRGVIALVTVVLLVLGVGAGVWYINSGQFTKVPSVLTQKEADARKRLEAAGLGVGKVRHTYSDTAERGTVTETDPGPGARIRKNDSVALTVSDGPEIVKVPDVQGAALKKAEQLLKKDGLEPGLVTEEFSDDIARGAVISTDPEAGAQRRAGTAISLVVSKGSPVDVPDVSGEDLDDARTALEEAGLTVKVSSEQVNSEVDKGKVAAQTPKADSQVAEGDTVTLTLSKGPEMVEVPNVVGASVDDAKSLLEQSGFKVDEDRGLLGLFGDTVKKQSVDAGKSAPKGSTITITIR; this comes from the coding sequence GTGGACACGACCCTTCAGGACCCTCTGGTCGGGCAGGTGCTCGACGGCCGGTATCGCGTGGAGGCGCGGATCGCGGTCGGCGGGATGGCCACGGTCTACCGGGCCGTGGACACCCGCCTCGACCGCGTGCTCGCGCTCAAGGTGATGCATCCGGCGCTCGCCGCCGACGCGGCGTTCGTCGAGCGGTTCATCCGGGAGGCGAAGTCCGTCGCCCGCCTGGCTCATCCGAACGTCGTGCAGGTCTTCGACCAGGGCGCCGACGGCTCGTACGTCTATCTCGCCATGGAGTACATCGCCGGCTGCACCCTGCGGGACGTGCTGCGCGACCGCGGTGCCCTGCAGCCGAGGGCCGCACTCGACATCCTGGAGCCGGTCCTCGCCGCACTGGGCGCCGCGCACCGGGCCGGGTTCGTGCACCGGGACATGAAGCCCGAGAACGTGCTGATCGGGGACGACGGCCGGGTCAAGGTCGCCGACTTCGGCCTGGTGCGCTCGGTGGACACCGTCACCAGCACCACCGGGGCGGTGCTCGGCACCGTGTCCTACCTCGCCCCCGAGCAGATCGACCAGCCGGGCGCCGCCGATCCCCGCGTCGACGTGTACGCGTGCGGCGTCGTGCTCTACGAGATGCTCACCGGCGACAAACCGCACGAGGGGGACTCCCCCGCGATCGTGCTCTACAAGCACCTCCACGAGGACGTCCCCGCGCCCTCGGCGCTCGTCCCCGGGCTGCCGTTCGAGCTGGACGAACTCGTGGCGTCGGCCACCGCGCGCACGCCCGCGGTCCGGCCGCACGACGCCGTCGCGCTACTCGGACAGGTCCGGGAGGCGCGCGCCCCGCTCACCGAGGAACAGCTGGACGCGCTGCCGCCGCAGGCCCTCTCCGGTGAGCACGACAACGCCGAGGACCGCACGAGCGTGATCCCCCGCTCGCTCACCGTCCCCCGCCCGCTGCCGGTCAACGAGGACGAGCCCGCCGACGACGCGGCCGCGCTCCACCGGACGTCCCGGTTCCAGAGCCCGCCTCCGCTGCCGCCGCGGCGTCGTTCCGGGCGGCCCGGGCGTGGAGTGATCGCGCTCGTCACCGTCGTCCTGCTGGTGCTCGGCGTGGGCGCGGGCGTCTGGTACATCAACTCCGGCCAGTTCACCAAGGTCCCCTCGGTGCTGACGCAGAAGGAGGCCGACGCCCGCAAGCGTCTGGAGGCTGCGGGGCTGGGTGTCGGCAAGGTCCGGCACACGTACAGCGACACGGCCGAGCGCGGCACGGTCACGGAGACGGACCCCGGGCCCGGCGCCCGGATCCGGAAGAACGACTCGGTGGCGCTCACCGTCTCCGACGGCCCCGAGATCGTGAAGGTGCCGGACGTGCAGGGCGCGGCGCTGAAGAAGGCCGAGCAGCTGCTGAAGAAGGACGGCCTGGAACCGGGTCTGGTCACCGAGGAGTTCAGCGACGACATCGCCCGGGGCGCGGTGATCAGCACCGATCCGGAGGCCGGAGCGCAGCGCCGCGCGGGCACCGCGATCTCGCTCGTCGTCAGCAAGGGCAGCCCGGTCGACGTCCCCGACGTCTCCGGCGAGGACCTGGACGACGCCAGGACCGCGCTGGAGGAGGCCGGCCTGACGGTGAAGGTCTCCTCCGAGCAGGTCAACTCCGAGGTCGACAAGGGCAAGGTCGCGGCGCAGACCCCCAAGGCGGACAGCCAGGTCGCCGAGGGCGACACCGTGACGCTGACGCTGTCCAAGGGCCCGGAGATGGTCGAGGTCCCGAACGTGGTCGGCGCGAGCGTGGACGACGCCAAGTCGCTCCTGGAGCAGTCCGGGTTCAAGGTCGACGAGGACCGCGGCCTGCTCGGCCTGTTCGGGGACACCGTGAAGAAGCAGTCCGTCGACGCCGGGAAGTCGGCTCCCAAGGGGTCGACGATCACGATCACCATCCGGTGA
- a CDS encoding thiazole synthase codes for MADDDLVLGGTSYSSRLIMGTGGAPSLEVLERALAASGTELTTVAMRRVDPSVHGSVLSVLQRLGIRVLPNTAGCFTAGEAVLTARLAREALGTDLIKLEVIADERTLLPDPVELLDAAETLVDEGFTVLPYTNDDPVLARKLEDVGCAAVMPLGSPIGSGLGIRNPHNFQLIVEHARVPVILDAGAGTASDAALAMELGCAGVMLASAVTRARDPERMASAMRAGVEAGRSARLAGRIPRRYFAEASSPVEGLAALDPERPAF; via the coding sequence ATGGCCGACGACGACCTCGTCCTCGGGGGGACGTCCTACTCCTCCCGGTTGATCATGGGCACCGGGGGTGCGCCCAGCCTGGAGGTGCTGGAGCGGGCCCTGGCCGCCTCCGGCACCGAGCTGACGACGGTCGCGATGCGCCGGGTGGACCCGTCGGTGCACGGGTCCGTGCTGTCGGTGCTGCAGCGGCTCGGCATCCGGGTGCTGCCGAACACGGCGGGGTGCTTCACGGCCGGCGAGGCCGTGCTGACGGCACGGCTGGCCAGGGAGGCGCTGGGGACCGACCTGATCAAGCTGGAGGTCATCGCCGACGAGCGGACGCTGCTGCCGGACCCGGTCGAGCTGCTGGACGCGGCGGAGACGCTGGTGGACGAGGGCTTCACCGTGCTGCCCTACACGAACGACGATCCGGTCCTGGCCCGCAAGCTGGAGGACGTCGGCTGCGCGGCGGTGATGCCGCTGGGGTCGCCGATCGGGTCCGGCCTCGGGATCCGCAACCCGCACAACTTCCAGCTGATCGTCGAGCACGCGCGTGTGCCGGTGATCCTGGACGCGGGGGCCGGCACGGCGTCGGACGCGGCGCTGGCGATGGAGCTGGGGTGTGCGGGGGTGATGCTGGCGTCGGCGGTGACGCGGGCTCGGGATCCCGAGCGGATGGCGTCCGCCATGCGGGCCGGCGTCGAGGCGGGCAGGTCGGCCCGGCTGGCGGGCCGGATCCCCCGCCGCTACTTCGCGGAGGCCTCGTCCCCCGTCGAGGGCCTGGCCGCCCTGGACCCGGAACGCCCCGCTTTCTGA
- the thiS gene encoding sulfur carrier protein ThiS has translation MNVSVNGERREFAPGTALESVVRSLTPAASGVAAALNETVVPRAQWPSTALSDGDRVEVLTAVQGG, from the coding sequence CTGAACGTCTCGGTCAACGGGGAGCGGCGGGAGTTCGCTCCCGGCACCGCTCTCGAAAGCGTCGTGCGGTCCCTGACGCCCGCGGCCTCCGGGGTGGCGGCCGCCCTCAACGAGACCGTCGTCCCGCGCGCGCAGTGGCCGTCCACGGCGCTGTCCGACGGGGACCGCGTGGAAGTCCTCACCGCGGTCCAGGGAGGCTGA